From the genome of Ignavibacteriales bacterium, one region includes:
- a CDS encoding ATP-binding cassette domain-containing protein, translating into MADSIVKVENLTKRFEELLVLENVSIEVLRAENLIVFGKSGSGKSVLLKCIIGLMKPDSGNIFINNENILELSIKQLNKVRKDIGFLFQGAALYDSMTVRENLAFPLKRHFDEMTPEQIDDKVKYTLELVSLEEAIDKMPSELSGGMKKRIGLARSIITDPALMLYDEPTTGLDPITSKEISELILNLQKKLNMTSIVVTHDLICAEIIADRAIFLKEAHVAYEGNIDELIKSNDPFLKNFFSHEIIKV; encoded by the coding sequence ATGGCCGACTCTATAGTTAAAGTTGAAAATCTTACAAAACGTTTTGAGGAACTTCTTGTTCTCGAAAATGTTTCCATTGAAGTTCTCCGCGCAGAGAATCTTATTGTTTTTGGAAAAAGCGGATCCGGTAAAAGCGTTTTGCTCAAATGTATAATCGGTCTGATGAAACCCGACAGTGGAAATATTTTCATCAACAATGAAAACATTTTAGAATTATCAATAAAACAATTGAACAAAGTGCGTAAGGATATCGGATTTTTATTTCAAGGCGCGGCTTTATACGATTCAATGACGGTGCGTGAAAATCTGGCATTCCCGCTAAAACGCCACTTCGATGAGATGACGCCGGAACAAATTGATGATAAAGTTAAATACACTTTAGAACTTGTTTCACTTGAAGAAGCAATTGATAAAATGCCTTCCGAACTTTCCGGCGGTATGAAAAAGAGAATCGGGCTTGCACGTTCAATAATAACCGATCCGGCGCTGATGCTTTATGATGAGCCGACAACCGGGCTCGATCCGATTACATCGAAAGAAATTAGCGAACTAATACTCAATCTTCAGAAAAAATTGAATATGACTTCAATTGTTGTAACACACGATCTGATCTGCGCGGAAATTATAGCCGACCGCGCTATATTTTTGAAAGAAGCCCATGTTGCTTACGAAGGAAATATTGATGAATTGATCAAGTCCAATGATCCTTTCTTGAAAAATTTTTTCAGTCATGAAATTATAAAAGTTTAG